The Ascidiaceihabitans donghaensis genome includes the window CGCCAAAGTCAGGTGGGCCCGCGTTCGGGGGCGCGTTGCACGCTTTTTTGATGACGTTCTGGTATTGGCTTCAACCTCTTTGCCAAAACGGTTTACCGATGCTCTGGAACCATGGGATCTAAGTGCAATGGAACCCTACGATCCCGCGTATCTTGCCGGTTTTCGTGCAGAAGGGTATTCAATTGAACTGCAAGAGGGTTTCAAAGAGGCCCGCATGCGCATGGACGCACAAATCACTCGCGACGTAAAATTCGACATTGGCGGTGACAGGCAACGGGTACATGACATTCAGACCCAAATCAGCGCGGTCACCTTCAAACACATTCTTCTGCCTGTGTGGTTGGCAGCCTACAAATACCGCGGCAAAACCTACCGGTTTGTCGTCAACGGGCGCACCGGGCGCGTGCAGGGTGAACGCCCCTATTCTGCCATCAAAATCACCATTGCTGTGGTGGTTGGACTGCTTGTTGCTGGGGCAATCGGTTTTGCCATGGCGATGAACCAATGACAGATTTCGAAACACTGAACCGCATCGCAACCGAACGTTATTCGTGCCGCGCCTATAAACCCGATCCCGTCCCAAGGGAAATAATCCAGAACATTGTGCAGGTCGCGCAAAAGGTGCCAACATGGTGCAATGCCCAACCTTGGAAATTGACGATTACCGAAGGGGCAGGCACGCAGCGCTTTGGTGCGGCACTGTACGATCAAGCCATGTCCAACGCGCCAGAACCCGATATCGAATGGCCCAAAGCCTACCCCGGAGCGCTGGGGGAACGGCGACGGGCCTGCGGTTTTCAGCTTTATGATGCCTTGCAAATCCCCAAGGAAGACCGCGCAGGACGCGCCGCACAGATGATGGAAAACTTCCGTTTCTTCGGGGCGCCGCATGTGGCAATCGTGACCACCCCAGCTGTGCTCGGCACATATGGTGCTGTAGATTGTGGCGGCTTCGTTGCAGCCTTTACCCAAGCTGCCACTGCGCAGGGTTTGGGAACGATCGCACAAGGGGCGATCGCCGCTCAGGCCCCTTTCGTGCGAAACTTTTTCGAACTGCCCGAAGATGAATGGGTGTTGTGCGCAATATCATTCGGCTATCCCGACACCAAACACCCCGCCAATGCCTTTCGAACAGACAGGGCAGCAGTTGGCGATGTCGTCACCTGGCACGACACATGAGGGCACTGATCCAAAGAGTGACCAAAGCCCACGTGACTGTAGACGGGTCTTGCGTCGGGGAATGTGGCGCAGGGGCATTGATCTTGGTCTGTGCCATGCCAGACGACACGCCAGTCACTGTTGAAAACCTGGCTGGCAAAATCGCCAAGCTGCGGATTTTCAAAGACGCAAACGGGAAAATGAACCTGTCAATGTTACAATCCGGCGGCCAAGCCTTGGTCGTCAGCCAATTCACACTGGCGGCAGACACCGCGCGGGGCAACAGGCCCGGGTTCTCGGGTGCGGCGAAACCAGACGTGGCAGAACGGCTTTACCTGCAATTCGTTGACGCGTTGCGGACCCTCGGGATTGAAACACAAACCGGTCAATTCGGTGCCGACATGGCCGTGGACCTGACAAACGACGGTCCGGTGACAATTTGGCTGGATACCGCAGACTAACCCGTCTTGCGTCCCTGTCTTTTTCCAAAAAACACCCCGCCGGTGGCAAGGGTCCCATCAAGTGAGCTACCCGGAAATCTCATTGCCGAAAACAGATGCTCCGGCCACAGTCAATCGTTTCAACGAGGCCCTCGGATCACGGTTCGCGAAACGCTTCGCGGGATTTGTAAAGCGGCTTCATAAGGTATTGCATAACCGTCTTGGCACCTGTGTGCAGCTCAACAGAAGCTTGCATGCCGGGCCGGATGGCAATGCTGGCCTGCCTGTCCGTGAGGTTTTTAATGTCCACACGCAACGTGACTTTATAGTGTGGATCACCGTCAGCACGACGCGCGGTTTCATCTTTGAACGTATCAGCCGAGATCAATTTGACCTCGCCCTGCAAAGACCCGAAAATCGTGTAATCATACGCAGACAGTTTTATTGTCGCCTTTTGGCCCGGACGCACATTGGCGATGTTTTTGGGGTCAACGCGGGCTTCAACAAACAACTCTTCGTCCATTGGAATGATCTGCAAAATCTCTTCGCCCGGACGTACAACGCCACCGATCGTAGTCACGCTCAGATTGTTCACAATGCCCTTCATCGGCGACAACAGCACGGTGCGCGACAGCTGGTCCAAGCTGGCTTTCAGATTTTGGCGCAACGTGCCCAGTTCTTTCAGCGTGTCAGAAAACTGCTGTGCGCGTTCGAGTTCGGTTTGGGTCACGATCTCATCCATACGGATGCGGGCGTCGGCATGGGCTTTGCGGGCACGTGTGGCTTCGATCAGCGATACGATATTGCGTTCCAGTAGATCTTCCAGCAGCGTTTTTTCTTTGGTGGCTTGATTGAGAACGCGTTGCGCCCCTTCGCGGCGCGACACGAAATCGGATTGACGGGCTTGTAGCAAAGCACGCTCCGAAGCCACAATGCCGGGCGTACGTGCGGCCAAGACCTCGGGCACGATGAAATCGAACTGTCCTGCCAGCTCGGCCTCAAGCCGCAGACGGCGAATTTCCAAAGCTGTAATCTGGTCTTGCAAGTCGTCCACAGCAGATTTGAATTGCGTTCCATGTAGCCGCGCCAGAACGTCGCCCCGTTCCACCACATCGCCTTCCTGCACCGCGAGTTCGGCCAGAATACCACCTTCAAGGTTTTGGATAATTTGCGGACGAGACGATGAAATCATCGACCCCTCGGCACGCACAATTTCGTCCACCCAAGCGAATGCGGCCCAGATCAAAAACACCAGAACCGATGCCGCGCACAGCCAAACCACATAGCTTGGGCCTTTCATGTCGCCGCCCAATTGCGTGTTCAGGTTCGTCTGGCTTGCAACGCTCATCCGATGGCCCCTTTCATCGGAACAACAAGGCCCGTCTGGTTCAAATGCGCCAGCACCTGATCCCGCGGGCCGTCTACTGTCATGCGCCCGTTCTGCAACAGAAGCGTTCGGTTCGTCAGGGCCAATATCGGGGCACGGTGCGTGGCGATGATCGCTGTGCGCCCATCCATCCAGCGCTCCAACCGGCTGACAAGTGTGGCTTCCAGCTTTTGATCCAGCGCCGCTGTCGGTTC containing:
- a CDS encoding nitroreductase family protein — translated: MTDFETLNRIATERYSCRAYKPDPVPREIIQNIVQVAQKVPTWCNAQPWKLTITEGAGTQRFGAALYDQAMSNAPEPDIEWPKAYPGALGERRRACGFQLYDALQIPKEDRAGRAAQMMENFRFFGAPHVAIVTTPAVLGTYGAVDCGGFVAAFTQAATAQGLGTIAQGAIAAQAPFVRNFFELPEDEWVLCAISFGYPDTKHPANAFRTDRAAVGDVVTWHDT
- the dtd gene encoding D-aminoacyl-tRNA deacylase, whose translation is MRALIQRVTKAHVTVDGSCVGECGAGALILVCAMPDDTPVTVENLAGKIAKLRIFKDANGKMNLSMLQSGGQALVVSQFTLAADTARGNRPGFSGAAKPDVAERLYLQFVDALRTLGIETQTGQFGADMAVDLTNDGPVTIWLDTAD
- a CDS encoding HlyD family efflux transporter periplasmic adaptor subunit → MSVASQTNLNTQLGGDMKGPSYVVWLCAASVLVFLIWAAFAWVDEIVRAEGSMISSSRPQIIQNLEGGILAELAVQEGDVVERGDVLARLHGTQFKSAVDDLQDQITALEIRRLRLEAELAGQFDFIVPEVLAARTPGIVASERALLQARQSDFVSRREGAQRVLNQATKEKTLLEDLLERNIVSLIEATRARKAHADARIRMDEIVTQTELERAQQFSDTLKELGTLRQNLKASLDQLSRTVLLSPMKGIVNNLSVTTIGGVVRPGEEILQIIPMDEELFVEARVDPKNIANVRPGQKATIKLSAYDYTIFGSLQGEVKLISADTFKDETARRADGDPHYKVTLRVDIKNLTDRQASIAIRPGMQASVELHTGAKTVMQYLMKPLYKSREAFREP